The genomic region ACCAACGACCACAGATTTCACAGAGAGGAGATAATGCTCATGAAGAGAATCACGTTGGAGATCGTCATAGCGCTGCTGCTCAGCCTCCTGCTGGGAATGATCCTGGACCGGACCGACGCTGCCGACGATAAGCGCCCGATCATGCGGATGATGAAACCGGGCGATGTGTTCATCCTGCAGGAGACCGGTGCGGTGATCGTGAGCGCGGATAGCAATCTTAAGATCGATCTGATCGCACCGGGCGATCAGCGGCCGGAGGGGTATCGCGCAGTTGACATGAAACGGGACGACGAAATCCTGATGTTGAACGGTAAGAAACTGACTTCGATCAAGGATCTCAAAGACGGTTATGAAGCGCTGGCAATTGGCGCCGAGGTGAAGCTGGGAATTCGTCGCGACCGGCAGCTGATGATCGTAAGCTTCGTCAAGTGCGATCCGGAGAAACTACCGAAGCGAGAAGTGCGCCTGAGCGCGCCCGAAGGCGGAGGCGGGGGTGCAAGTTTCGTCACTCTGGGCGGGGCCGACGGCAAGGTGGCGGCTTTCCCGGATCTGGGGATCATCGTCAAGGCGGACGGCGACCGCGTCATCGTCGCGCACGTGCTGCCGAACGCCAAGGAGAATTTTCAGGCATTGTCGCTCAAGGAAGGCGACGAAATTCTGGAACTGGCGGGCACCAAAGTCGTTTCGGTGGGCGACTTTGAACTACGTTATGGCAAGATCGCCGTCGGTGACTTTGTCGCCTTGACGTTGAAACAGGGTGACGGAACGAAACAGATCAAGATCAAGAAGCCGGCCGGCACGTCGGCTCCGCTGATCATCGAGAAACGGCAATCGCAGTAGCCCATGATGAGATCTGCCGCTGCGTTGATCAGTCTGATCGTGGTGCTCGGGATCGCCGCTGCTCTTGCACAGTCAAACGTTCCCTTCAATCAGCGTGACGACAAGTATCGCCTGCTGGGCTTGAAGCGTGCCAAGGAAGCCTATGAGGTGGCACACGCTGAATTCGCCCGGCAGGAGGAGATGTTTCGACGCGGCCTGATCACGCAGGCGGAACTGGACCGCGCCCACAATCTCTTCGCCGATGCGGAGGTCAACTACCAGCAGTCGCTCCTGGCGGTGTTGTTCGAGGAGCAATACATCACGGTTCAAAGTGCGGTCA from Candidatus Zixiibacteriota bacterium harbors:
- a CDS encoding PDZ domain-containing protein encodes the protein MKRITLEIVIALLLSLLLGMILDRTDAADDKRPIMRMMKPGDVFILQETGAVIVSADSNLKIDLIAPGDQRPEGYRAVDMKRDDEILMLNGKKLTSIKDLKDGYEALAIGAEVKLGIRRDRQLMIVSFVKCDPEKLPKREVRLSAPEGGGGGASFVTLGGADGKVAAFPDLGIIVKADGDRVIVAHVLPNAKENFQALSLKEGDEILELAGTKVVSVGDFELRYGKIAVGDFVALTLKQGDGTKQIKIKKPAGTSAPLIIEKRQSQ